The genomic window CTGTGATTCTCGTTGACTGTGTCAAAGGGATCGCATCTTCTCCATAAAAGTAACTTCATTCGAATCGGACCATGTCCGATGCGAGCGCGGACGATTATGACGGGTTTCAGACCCAGTTCACGAACATAATGGAAACAATCTTACAGACTGCTGTCAGGGAAGCGACAAAACTTTATGATGGCACTTTGCAGCGCTTGAAAGCGGAATTGGTGCAGCTGAGACAAGAGAATGTCAACACGAAGACAGGTGATTCATCCGGCCAGAACACAAAGAGATTATCTGAAGCTGGGAGTCAGAGGACTGGAAATGGATCTAAACATCGTGATATTGGCGTGCAGTGCGGTAAGTCTTTTTCTTATAACAAAGTGTTCCTGAGTTACGGCGTGCATTAAACACTTCCTGGAAAATATAACGACTTTTAACGGCTTAGATGAAGTCTGATGATAAATACATGAAGCCACTTGTATGGCCTTATTTCTGTCTGTGAACATTTTTATGCACATAtttaatgtatgtatatttacatCAGTTTTCAATCATAATCTGTAATTTATAATGTATGCCCTCCTAAAACATCTTAAACTAGATAAGATGTTTAGGCTGGTTATAGAATGGGTTTTGGGCACTTTTTTGCTTGTAGCTggttaggctttttttttttttcgcaacagggatatttacagtgtttttttgttttcatttgacaGAAAAGCCTACACTGGTGGACCGGGGATGCAGCCCCCTTCAGTTTATAGGACAACGTGTTAATGTGGGAGACATTACAAGCGATAAACTCACAGATCTATGTGCCAGTGAGGACGGGAACAGACAGCTTGCGTTGCTCCTCGTCAAACAAGAGGTAAGAAATGACAGGTCATACTACAGAAGAGTAAGTGTTCATGCCCCACGCCTTTTGCATATAAATTATGCTGTGAGATACAGCAGAGTACACAGACTAAGGCCATATTCCTTCTCAGCAAGGGAGCAATTCAATATTTAGAAGCTTGACTAAATATCAAAATATGTGAACTGAGGTCAATTAGGATTGAACTGAAgttatgtttatatttgatcTTTCTGAAGTGGATAATTTTTTAATGCTAGACCCTTTATATCATGATTTTATGTTCTGTGTTTTTAGCCTCAAGAGACTGAATGCAACAGCTATGCACCAGGATACTTTTTACTAAAGCAAGAGGGTGCTGAACCAATCCTGGTGCGCAGAGAGCCAAATAAGGATACCATGGAAAGGGGTACAAGAGTCATTCACAAATTTATATATGTCTTATATGTAGTTCATTCACAAGTGCACAACATAGACTCAACTGCTTGGTGTAatatacatttagtcatttagcagaaacAAATAGAattgaatataatataacataacaaaatataacattacatacccattttaaaagttgaactttttACACTTGAATGAATTCTAAAATCTTCTGTTTACATATAATTATCATATAAGAGCCAATccttttcaaataataaaaaaatgcataaatatatatatttatattaaattgacaaaaatatatatgagCTGTTTTTCACAGTTAGGACAAATGtagaccaaaaataaaaactagttcAGATGAATTTACCCCATCCTGTAATGTACACCATTCAGATATTCAACTACTCTATCTGTTGAGGACCCAATTTgcaacttttttatttacattttgtcctCCTTATGTTCTTTTTCTGCATCTTCACCTCTCTATTTTACAGTTGTGATACCGCCAGCATTGCAAACAATAACTAGGCACCATAGCAACCAAGGAGGGAAGTCACCATGTCCAGTGACTACTTCCTCTTGTAGTCGCAGAGTGGATTCCTGTGGTCAAAAACCCAATCAGACTACacaacccatccaaagtacagcTAAAAGAACACTGGAAAACACTGAAGGCTTGTCTTCCCAAAGCAAAAGACAGAATCTAAGTGCACCAGCACAGACATCCACTTCTTCAGTACTTCCCAATTCGACCCAAACTCCTGTTTCCACTGTTAACCTGTCTGTGCCAATGATTGAGCTGTCTGGCACTCCAACAATACCTCAAACGAAACCAACAGCTTCATTAGTTTACCGTCGACCAAACCCAAACCCTCAAACATCAAACCAGACAGTAGTCCCTCAGAAAGAGGGGTCAAATATCTGTCAAAACACCTACCTAAATCCTTTTCCCCCAAGCCAAGTCTTAGTAACAGCGCCTCATTCACCAAAACAGCGAGTTCAGGCATTGGTTTCACATACTGAGAAAACTCTTTCAAACATTGCCTCACTAAACCAGGCCACTGAACCACTAACCCAGTGTTCATCTCAACTTACACAACCACCATTCTTTCCACCACAATCCATCAAAACACCAGCCCAAGAGATGACTCCACAAGTACAAACTGTCATGCCATCAGGACACGTTCCTGTCGCAGCAGATCCAAATCCAGTTCCACCAGTCCAGGATCGGATTCTCCCAGCCGGTCTTGTTCCTCCTCAATCTCAAGTTTTTACATTGCCACAGATAATGCCAGCACATTCTGTGACTTCAAGTCCATCATTCCAGTTCCCTTTGGTTCTGCCACCCAATCCAGTTCAGGGGACGCCACCTTCTTATCTGCCAATGCATGTTCCATTTACTTCTTCGCACATTCCAGTTAATGGAGTTCAGGGATCCGTGTCCTTAAACCCACCTCAACCTCCACTTACGCAATCTCAATATCCACCACAATCTGATCAGTTTTCCTCTTCTCCAGACCATTTTTTTCCTCCACCGGATGATACGCCAAGTTTGCTGGAATCTCTTGATACTTTGCATTTGCACTCACCCATTGTGATAACGCCACAAGATGCCCTGGAGCAGGCACCCATGCACCATTTTCATCCATCTGGGCAGTTTGCTCCTCTGCTAACACTGAAGGAGCAACAAGCTGCCACTTCAGCTAACGTTCTTTTAGGGCGAGTACCCATTCCGTCCTTAGATACCTCTGCGTCTCCGGTTGACAACATCGAAGCAGACCTACCATTTTCCCCATGTTGCACAGAGAGAAATGACAAAGACCTCTCGGAAGATGATGACACCCCTACACTCCAGTCTAGactgagaaaacagagaaagTTTTGCTCCAGATCCAGACAAATAGATCCTGCAGATGAGGACAGCACACTTATGGTCAAGGATAAAAGGGTGGATCAGGTACAGAATGAATTGATTAGTGAAACACCACATTCTGGCTCAAATAATGGAAATCAACTATTACCAAAACCTTCAGGCAAAACACTGCAGAGAAATACGAAGTGTCCCCAGTGTGGAAGGGTCCTCAGCAATGCGTCTGCCTTGGAGAACCACATGAGACTTCATACAGGCGAAAGACCTTATACCTGCTCCCAGTGTGGAAAAGCGTTTCCTAGTGTACGAGGTCTTAACCGGCACATGAAGGTCCATGCAGAGGAGAAACGGTATCAGTGTGatgagtgtggaaagagttttgtatACCACTTTACCCTTACCAAACATCAGCTCATTCACTCTGGAGAAAGGCCGTTTCCTTGTAAAGTTTGTGGAAAGAGGTTTTTGGCCAAGGCAGACCGGGCTACACATATGCGAatgcacactggagagaagccattcTCATGCACTCTATGTGGGAAAAAATTTAAACATAGAGTCGCTCTGAATATGCATATGCAGGGGCACAGAGGAGAGAAACGCTACATCTGCCCCCACTGTGAAAAGGGATTTGTGGATCTAGGCAATTTTAAAAGACACAAGCTCATCCACACAGGGGAAAGACCGTTTGAGTGCAAGGAATGTGGGAAACGCTTTACTCAATCAGCCCATCTCAAGAAACATGTCAACACACAACATGCTACATGAAAAAAAGAATTTGGATTGTTCAGTATTAAGCATTCAGTGGATCCCCTTGATTGACTGACAAATattctgttacaaaatatataacagtATTAGGCCTGATTGTAaagtaaagggatagttcacccaaaaattaaaattaccccttcatttactcaccctcaagccatcctaggtgtatatgactttcttctttcagacaaattcagtcagagttatataaaaaaaaaaatcattgtttttccgagctttataatggcagtgaatgtggATTGAGAATTTGAAtctaaataaagtgcatccatccatcataaaaagcaCTCCAGTCCTCATGGCTCCGGGGGGTTCACGAGAGAGTGGCATTCCAGCGGATTACGTAGGTGTAGCGTAAGCTCCGGTGAGAAGTGACTAAATTGAATTCATTTCTAGATCTACACGGTATACACAAAGtgtttcagtctggttttagatCTTTATATAGGACAGAGACTGCACTGTTGAAGGTTTTTAATGACTTATTACTTGCTACTGACTCACGGGACTGTGCAATTTTAATTCTAGTAGACCTTACGGCTGCATTTGATACTGTTGACCACAAGACCTTGATTTTGTTGGGATGGTTTAGATTCTATTTGTCCGAAGGAACTTTTTCAGTTAACTTTGTCTCCTCAACTGTTTCTTTCACGTGTGGAGTCCCCAAGGGATCCATTTTGGGGCCTATTCTGTTCTCCCTGTATATACTTCCCTTAAGAAATATTTTAGAAAGTTTGATATTACTTTTGATTGTTATGCAGACGATACGTAAATGTACCTACCTTTGAAACTTAAGGATACTTCTTCTTTAGAGCCCCATTGCAGTTTCTTGAGGATATTAAGGCCTGTATGGCACTaaattttcttcattttaatacTGAAGTTATACGGTTTATGCCGGGAGGTACTTGTGAGTCATCCGATTTGGACCTTGATGAATTGAAAACACTTGTGAAGCCATATGTAAAAAATGTAGAGGTTATCAGAGACTGTGATTTTAAATTGGACAAACAGATTAACTTTGTAGTTAAATCTTGTTTTTTTCCAATTGAGACAACTCACCAAGGTGAAATCTTTCCTGTCTTTTAAAGACTTTCAAAGAATCATCCATATGTTTATTTCGACTCGTTTGTATTATTGTAATGGCGTCTATGACGGTACAGTATTAGTCAGGCCTCTCTCTTCATACTGCAGATggtccagaatgcagcagcttGCCTGTTGACAGGTACACGTAAGTGGGAACACATAACCCCCATTCTCACCTCTCTTCACTGGTTATCTGTCCATTTTAGGATTTAGTGTAAGATTttggtatttgtttttaaatttcttAATGGTTTAGCACCTAAATATCTGTCTGAATTGATCAAGCTCTATACTCCACTAAGAGCGCTTCATTCTGCTGACCATTTGCTTCTAGTTGTCCCACGGGTAAAGTTGAAGAGCAGGGGTGACTGATTATTTGCAGTGGAGGCCCCGAAGCTTTGAAATAGTTTGCCCATCTACATTAGACAGGCtcaaacactttttgtttttaaatctagcCTAAAGCCCCTTTTCTATAGTCTAGCATTTGACGCAATATGAGAGCTGCTTCTTTTTATTGTCTTTATGGTATCTTATTATTTTCCTTTGCATTGTTGACTGCTGTGtcattgatatttttattacttttgtgTGTACAGCATTTTGATGAACACTTGCGGTTTTTAAAAAAGggctctataaataaactttgatatgACTGTTCTAACATCTGCTGGAACACTACTCTATTGTAAAGTCACGGATGAAATTATACGGTTTGTAAAGTTTATTAACTGTGtagagtactttttatgatgaatGGATGCAATTATTTTGTTTCCAAATCTCaacccccattcactgccattataaagcttggaagaaccaggacatttttaatataactccgattgtATTTGTCTCAaagaataaatatatgtatatgtgtgtgtgtgtgtgtgtgtgtatatatatatacagtacagaccaaaagtttggacacaacttctcattgaaagagttttctttattttcatgactataaaaattgtagattcacactgaatgcatcaaaactatgaattaacacatgtggaattatatatggaattatatacataacaaaacagtgtgaaacaactgaaaatatgtcatattgtaggttcttcaaagtagccaccttttgctttgattactgctttgcacactcttgggattctcttgatgagcttcaagaggtagtcacctgaaatggtcttccaacagtcttgaaggagttcccctgagagatgcttagcacttgttggcccttttgccttctgtctgcggtccagctcacccattaactcgattgggttcaggtccggtgactgtggaggccaggtcatctggcgcagcaccccatcactctccttcttggtcaaatagaccttgatgccttcagtgtgactctacaattttcagagtcatatatgtatgtatgtgtatatgtgtgtgtatatatatatatatatatatatatatatatatatatatatatatatactgcttcATTGCATTAATTTTGTGCGCACTCTTTTTCTCATACCAAGCAAAGCAAATACAATTGCTTGCTTTTTTCACAGTGCTTTAagtactatttaaatatgaagtaataaaATGTGATGACTTTTCTATTCTTTTGTCAATGTGAAACTTGTATACtgcttgtttattattattattattattattatgttgtataTGTTTTTTCTATTGTCCATCTTACTATAGATATCATTAAAACACCTAAGGAgtcattttgtaaaattataataaataaacaaaagagagTTTGTTTTCTTCACAATTTATCTTCAAATAGTCTACTCTATCTATTCGTACCAGTGACAAGAAAGAAATCATATGAACCACTGGGTGGCAGTGTATGATACCACATATTTTCTAATATGCCATTTATAGAGATTTCAATAACTGACATGAAATTCAGTTGAGATGGAAAACAAAACTAGCAGAAATACACTGTGAAgaactgtgaaaaataaattttcattttaggcagCTAAACAAGCACATGTTAAACAGACAGCTTAAAAAAAGACTGAGACATATTAAAGTACAAATTCCAGTTTATGTAAAGTGGTTAACATTTGGATAGTCCAGATTACGTTATGGTACAAAATCTACCACATCATTCAGTGCAAGAACAAAACACTAGTTAGTAAACACATAACTTATGTTTATGGCAAATAACAATAATCCCTTATGTACTATAACTGTAATAGTCCTCAAGTGTATATTAGtgttactgaactgtaatttGACctccaaatcatttcaaatatttgtacaattaattcaaaatgatttttttatcgATATTCAGAGTATTGTGAACTTAAATGGTTAgacaaaatataagaaatattttatacatttgtgaagaaaaaaaatcatttatttttttaatttttgcaacattaatttgtattaaattcatgttaataaaaaaactagTAATTCCTGAGTTATATTTCTGCCTGTCATATGAACTCACACAAAACTCTAATCTATCTTTGAGGTTTGTATGGTCTGTATACGCAGCATAGTTCTTCATTGGTATTTCCTGCATATCTTCAAAT from Carassius auratus strain Wakin chromosome 1, ASM336829v1, whole genome shotgun sequence includes these protein-coding regions:
- the LOC113071224 gene encoding uncharacterized protein LOC113071224, with protein sequence MSDASADDYDGFQTQFTNIMETILQTAVREATKLYDGTLQRLKAELVQLRQENVNTKTGDSSGQNTKRLSEAGSQRTGNGSKHRDIGVQCEKPTLVDRGCSPLQFIGQRVNVGDITSDKLTDLCASEDGNRQLALLLVKQEPQETECNSYAPGYFLLKQEGAEPILVRREPNKDTMERVVIPPALQTITRHHSNQGGKSPCPVTTSSCSRRVDSCGQKPNQTTQPIQSTAKRTLENTEGLSSQSKRQNLSAPAQTSTSSVLPNSTQTPVSTVNLSVPMIELSGTPTIPQTKPTASLVYRRPNPNPQTSNQTVVPQKEGSNICQNTYLNPFPPSQVLVTAPHSPKQRVQALVSHTEKTLSNIASLNQATEPLTQCSSQLTQPPFFPPQSIKTPAQEMTPQVQTVMPSGHVPVAADPNPVPPVQDRILPAGLVPPQSQVFTLPQIMPAHSVTSSPSFQFPLVLPPNPVQGTPPSYLPMHVPFTSSHIPVNGVQGSVSLNPPQPPLTQSQYPPQSDQFSSSPDHFFPPPDDTPSLLESLDTLHLHSPIVITPQDALEQAPMHHFHPSGQFAPLLTLKEQQAATSANVLLGRVPIPSLDTSASPVDNIEADLPFSPCCTERNDKDLSEDDDTPTLQSRLRKQRKFCSRSRQIDPADEDSTLMVKDKRVDQVQNELISETPHSGSNNGNQLLPKPSGKTLQRNTKCPQCGRVLSNASALENHMRLHTGERPYTCSQCGKAFPSVRGLNRHMKVHAEEKRYQCDECGKSFVYHFTLTKHQLIHSGERPFPCKVCGKRFLAKADRATHMRMHTGEKPFSCTLCGKKFKHRVALNMHMQGHRGEKRYICPHCEKGFVDLGNFKRHKLIHTGERPFECKECGKRFTQSAHLKKHVNTQHAT